One Brassica napus cultivar Da-Ae chromosome C4, Da-Ae, whole genome shotgun sequence genomic region harbors:
- the LOC106391253 gene encoding GATA transcription factor 8 isoform X2, whose amino-acid sequence MFGQSFPEDLDCGNFFDNMDDLLDFPGGDIDVGFSIGDSDSFPNIWTTHHDTWPAASEPVFASNTNSDSSPELYVPFEDIVKVERPQSFVEESLVEKKEDSFFTNTDSSSSHSQFRSSSPVSVLESSSSSSHTTNTTSLVLPGKHGRPRTKRPRPQVQEKDKVNDTVFGADSRLIIRIPKQFLSDHSKMITKKKKKKAKVVSSSSWSEIDLETNGNNNVDSCSSEQNPVRKCMHCEVTKTPQWRLGPMGPKTLCNACGVRYKSGRLCPEYRPAASPTFTPALHSNSHKKVAEMRNKRCSSGSYTNEENDLHDLVLNNAYIGIGVGKSQRVDKF is encoded by the exons ATGTTTGGACAAAGCTTCCCGGAGGATCTTGATTGTGGCAACTTCTTTGACAACATGGACGATCTTCTTGATTTTCCCGGTGGTGATATCGATGTCGGTTTCAGCATAGGTGACTCCGATTCTTTTCCTAACATCTGGACTACTCATCACGACACATGGCCAGCAGCTTCTGAACCTGTCTTCGCTTCCAACACAAACTCTGACTCATCACCTGAGCTCTATGTTCCG TTTGAAGATATTGTTAAGGTGGAAAGACCACAAAGCTTTGTAGAGGAATCCTTAGTTGAGAAGAAGGAAGATTCGTTTTTCACAAACACGGATTCATCATCTTCTCATAGCCAATTCAGGAGCTCAAGTCCAGTGTCAGTACTCGAAAGCAGCTCCTCATCGTCTCATACAACCAACACAACCTCACTTGTCCTCCCTGGAAAGCACGGTCGTCCACGCACAAAACGTCCTCGTCCACAGGTCCAGGAGAAAGATAAAGTCAACGACACTGTTTTTGGGGCGGATTCGCGCCTCATCATTAGAATACCAAAGCAGTTTCTCTCTGACCACAGCAAGATgataaccaagaagaagaagaagaaggccaaggttgtttcttcatcttcttggtcGGAGATTGATCTTGAAACCAATGGAAACAACAATGTAGATTCGTGTTCTTCAGAGCAGAATCCTGTTAGGAAATGTATGCACTGTGAGGTCACCAAGACCCCACAATGGAGGCTCGGGCCTATGGGCCCAAAGACGCTTTGCAATGCTTGTGGTGTACGTTACAAATCAGGAAGGCTTTGCCCGGAGTACCGGCCAGCTGCTAGCCCAACGTTTACTCCAGCTCTTCACTCAAACTCCCACAAGAAGGTGGCTGAAATGAGAAACAAGAGATGCAGCAGTGGAAGCTACACAAACGAAGAGAATGATCTGCATGATCTGGTTTTGAACAATGCCTACATTGGCATAGGAGTAGGAAAGAGTCAGAGAGTAGACAAGTTTTAG
- the LOC106391253 gene encoding GATA transcription factor 8 isoform X1, whose product MVLIISEKNQRSYLLYCKRKMFGQSFPEDLDCGNFFDNMDDLLDFPGGDIDVGFSIGDSDSFPNIWTTHHDTWPAASEPVFASNTNSDSSPELYVPFEDIVKVERPQSFVEESLVEKKEDSFFTNTDSSSSHSQFRSSSPVSVLESSSSSSHTTNTTSLVLPGKHGRPRTKRPRPQVQEKDKVNDTVFGADSRLIIRIPKQFLSDHSKMITKKKKKKAKVVSSSSWSEIDLETNGNNNVDSCSSEQNPVRKCMHCEVTKTPQWRLGPMGPKTLCNACGVRYKSGRLCPEYRPAASPTFTPALHSNSHKKVAEMRNKRCSSGSYTNEENDLHDLVLNNAYIGIGVGKSQRVDKF is encoded by the exons ATGGTCCTCattatttctgaaaaaaatcaaagaag CTATTTGCTATATTGTAAAAGGAAGATGTTTGGACAAAGCTTCCCGGAGGATCTTGATTGTGGCAACTTCTTTGACAACATGGACGATCTTCTTGATTTTCCCGGTGGTGATATCGATGTCGGTTTCAGCATAGGTGACTCCGATTCTTTTCCTAACATCTGGACTACTCATCACGACACATGGCCAGCAGCTTCTGAACCTGTCTTCGCTTCCAACACAAACTCTGACTCATCACCTGAGCTCTATGTTCCG TTTGAAGATATTGTTAAGGTGGAAAGACCACAAAGCTTTGTAGAGGAATCCTTAGTTGAGAAGAAGGAAGATTCGTTTTTCACAAACACGGATTCATCATCTTCTCATAGCCAATTCAGGAGCTCAAGTCCAGTGTCAGTACTCGAAAGCAGCTCCTCATCGTCTCATACAACCAACACAACCTCACTTGTCCTCCCTGGAAAGCACGGTCGTCCACGCACAAAACGTCCTCGTCCACAGGTCCAGGAGAAAGATAAAGTCAACGACACTGTTTTTGGGGCGGATTCGCGCCTCATCATTAGAATACCAAAGCAGTTTCTCTCTGACCACAGCAAGATgataaccaagaagaagaagaagaaggccaaggttgtttcttcatcttcttggtcGGAGATTGATCTTGAAACCAATGGAAACAACAATGTAGATTCGTGTTCTTCAGAGCAGAATCCTGTTAGGAAATGTATGCACTGTGAGGTCACCAAGACCCCACAATGGAGGCTCGGGCCTATGGGCCCAAAGACGCTTTGCAATGCTTGTGGTGTACGTTACAAATCAGGAAGGCTTTGCCCGGAGTACCGGCCAGCTGCTAGCCCAACGTTTACTCCAGCTCTTCACTCAAACTCCCACAAGAAGGTGGCTGAAATGAGAAACAAGAGATGCAGCAGTGGAAGCTACACAAACGAAGAGAATGATCTGCATGATCTGGTTTTGAACAATGCCTACATTGGCATAGGAGTAGGAAAGAGTCAGAGAGTAGACAAGTTTTAG